CGCCGCCCTCGCGCTGGACGCCGCCGCTCCCGGCGGGGCCGTGCTGGACCTGGACGAGCCCCGGTGGACCGAGGTCGAGCGCTTCACCGCCTGGTACGGCGCCCTGGGCGGCGATCCGGTGACCGCCGGTCGGGTCCACCCGAGCCCGGGCCTGGCCCAGCTGGCCGCCCGCACCCCGGCGACCCCCGGCGACCCCGGCGCCGCGCCGGCCGACCGGGCGTCCGCACTGGCCGCGGCCTGGTGGACGGCGCTGCCGGCGGACCTGCGGCCGGCCGTACGCTCGCTCGCGGCCGACGGACCGGCCACCGCCGAGCTGTGGGCCGCCCTGCCGGGCAGCGGTGGGCCGGAGGCCGTCCGCCGAACGACCGAGCTGCTGGCCCCGCCGGCCGACGGCAGGACCTGGCGGCTCCGGCCGGACCAGCTGGCGGCCCGGGTGGTGGCCGAGTCCCCGCCGGTGGACCACGCCGTGCTGGTGCGGAACATCGCGGACGGCGTCCCCCGGCTGGACACCGGCCGGCCGGACCTGGCGAGCGCCGGCCCCGAGCGGCTCGGGGCGCTGCTGCGGCACGCCGTCCCCGCGGGCATCGCCGGCCAGCTGCTGGCCGACCCGGAGTTCCTGGTGCACGCCGACCGGGCCGCGGTCACCGCCGCCTTCGAACGGGCCGAGGCCGCCGGCGACCCACCGGGCGCCCTGGCCGAGGCCTGGCAGCTCGCCGGCCCGGTCTGCGCGGACGGCGCCCCGGCCGCCCGGGCGGCCGCCCTGCACGCCTGGCTGGCGGGCCGCGACCAGCAGGCCGCCGACCGGTGCGCCGCCCTGTCCGGCGTGCCCTGGACGGCACGCTGGTCCTACCGCCGGCCGAACGGGCAGGTGCGCCGGGCGATGCTCGGCCACGGCCGCTACGCCGGCCGGCTCGCGGTGGCCGTCAACGGCATCCTGCGGCACGTCGACCCGGCGACCGGGCAGGACGCCGCGAAGGTCGACCCGATCCGGCTGCCCGGGTTCCCCACCGTCGCGATGCTCTGCGGCGCGGACGGCTCCTACTACCTGCTGCGACCGGACGGTGTCGTCACCGAGCTTCCGCTGCCCGGCAGTTCGCAGAACAGCCTGTCCCGCGCGCTCGACTGGGCCACCCGCAACTTCCCCGACGGGGTGACCGCGCTGGCGACCCACGGCGAGCAGGACGGGCCGGCGACGGTGGCCGTGGGTGACGGCGGCGGCCGGCTGCACCGCTTGCGCACCGACGGCGGCCCGGTGCTCTCCGCCGACGGCGCGCTCCATCGGGGCGCCGTCACCGCCGTGGACGTCGCCGTCCCCGCCGGTGGCGAGGTCGTGGTGAGCGGCGGCCGGGACGGCCGGGTGTGGAGCTGGGCGCACGCGGCCGGACGGGCGCCGGAGCTGGTCGACGAGCGGGACCACCCGGTCACGGCCGTGGCCGTGGCGGGCACCGCCCGGGGCCCGGTGACGGTCGCCGCCTGGTCCGACGGCCTGGTCCGGATCCGTCGACCGGACGCCGTCGGCCCGGCCCTCGACCTGCGCCTCGGCGGGCCCGCCCGCTCGGTCACCGTCGACCCGACCGGCCTGGTCTGCCTGGCGCTCCCCAAGGGCGTCATAGCGCTGAGCATCGACTGACGGCCGCCCGGACACCGCGCCGGGCGGCCGGACGCGTGCTCAGTGGTACAACCACGGACGTGACTCGCCGGGGTGGACCTCGGCGGCGAAGTCGTCGGCGAGCGCGGCGATCACGGCCCGGCCCTCGATCTGCTGCAGCCAGTGCGCCGGCAGCAGGCAGTCCCCGTAATGGGCGCCCAGCAGGTTGCCGCAGACGGAGCCGGTGGAGTCGCTGTCGCCGGAGTGGTTGACGGCGGTCAGCAGGGCGATCTCGACGGGTGTGCGGTCCTCCCGGTACTCGGTGGGGGCGAGCGCCGTGTAGAGGCCGACGGCCAGGGCCTCCTCGGCGATCCAGCCCGCGCCGAGGCTCTCCACCTTCGACGGGGTCGCCGGGCCGGTCCGGGCGAGGTCGACGGCCCTGCGCAGGGCCGCCGTCGTCTCCTCGTGGCCCGGGTAGCCGGCGAGCAGCTCCATGCTCATCAGGACGGCGGCCTCCACCGACCCGCCGTTGACCAAGTGGCTGATCATCGCGGCGAAGGCGCCGGCGGCGTAGTAGCCGGTCGGGTGGCCGTGGGTGATCTGCGCGCAGCGGGCGGCGAGTTCGAAGCACCACTTGGGGTCGCTCCCGGTGAAGCCGAAGGGCGCCGAGCGGACCACCGCGCCGCACCCCTTCGAGTCGGGGTTCACCGGGCCCGGGGTGCCGTCGACCGGGATCCACGGTACGGGGACGTGACTCTCCCGCAGCCCGGCGGCGGTGGCCGGGCCGGGCCCGCGTCGGGCGTACAGCCACCGCTCCTCGCGCAGCCGGCCGCTGCGGTGCCGCAGGCCGTCCCGCGGCGGCGGTTCCGGGTAGGTCTGGGTCTCCTGCCAGGCCTGGTACGCGTCGTGCACCATGGCGGTCTCCGCGCCGCCGAGCCCCCTGGCCATCGCCCGGGCGTAGGCGCTCAGCCAGCCCTCGGCGGTGAAGAGCGTCAGCTGGGTCTCGTCGCTGATCCGCCCGGTCACGCCGTCGAGGTCCGGGACCGGTCCGGTCACGCCGTGCTCCCCGTACCGGGCCCGGATGCCGGGCAGGGACAGGCCCTCGATCGGGTGGCCGAGGGCGTCCCCGATCGCTCCGCCGAGCAGGCAGCCGCGCAGTCGTGCGCGGTACACCGCCAGCTCACGCAACGACAGCTGTTCCACCTGTGTCCCCCTCCAGCGATGATCAACCGCGCGTCAGCCTAGCCGCCCCCTGCGGTGGGGCCGCCGGCCCGGCGGCGCCCCGGTCCGCCGCCGCGTCCCCGCCGCGTCCCCGCCGCGGACGTCCGCGGCGGCGGACCGGACGGGGGGGTCGGACCGGACGGGGGGTCGGACGGGTGGGTCGCCGTGGCGGCCCGGTCCGTGATCCGCGTCACCCGGCGGGCCCGGACGGGCCGGCGCCGCCGGTCGGCGCGGGGAGGGAGGTCGGGCGTCACGCGGGGCCGGGTCGATGTGCCCCGCCCCTCCCGCCGCCCCCTGCCCGGCCCCCTCCGCCGGGCTGATGATCACAGCGGTTTCGCCTCGTCCCGGCCCGGCCCAGTAGACTCCGCCCGGTAACCGGGCGGGGAAAGCGAGCAAGGAAGCAGTGACGGCATGACGGCGGTCGAGGACATCCAGGACACCGGGACGACCCCGGAGACGGTCGAGTACGGTCCGGGCATCGACCCCGAACGGCTGGCGCTCTGCCTCGACGTGCTCGCCGAGCTGGACCAGCTCGACGTGGACCACCCCGACGCGATCACCGTGCGGCAGGCCGTGGGCGGCGTCTTCCGTACCCTCAAGCAGCGCCGCCGCCAGGAGATGCGGGCCCGCAAGACGGCCAACGACCGCGCCGTGACGGCCGCCACGGCCACCGGCGCTCCCGGGCGGATCGACGACGAGACGGCCGGCGCCTTCGGCCTCACCACCGTCACCACCACCGAGATCGCCGGCGTCCTGGAGCGTCCGCGCTCCTGCTACACCTGCAAGCAGCGGTACGTCGAGGTGGACGCCTTCTACCACCAGCTCTGCCAGTCCTGCGCGAAGCTCAACCACAGCCGCCGGGACGCCCACGCCGACCTGACCGGCAGGCGCGCGCTGCTGACCGGCGGCCGGGCGAAGATCGGGATGTACATCGCGCTGCGGCTGCTGCGCGACGGCGCCCACACCACCATCACCACGCGCTTCCCCAACGACGCGATCCGCCGCTTCAAGGCGATGCCGGACAGCGCGGAGTGGCTGCACCGGCTGAAGATCGTCGGGATCGACCTGCGTGACCCGGCCCAGGTGATGGCGCTGGCCGACGAGGTCGCCGCCGACGGGCCGCTGGACATCCTGATCAACAACGCCGCGCAGACCGTGCGCCGGCCCCCGGAGTCGTACCGCGAGCTGGTCACCGCCGAGTCGGCGCCGCTGCCGCTCGGCGAGCTGCCGCAGTCCACCACCATCGGGCGCTTCGGCAGCGGCAGCGTCGAGCTGCCCGCCCTGCCCGGCCAGGCCACCGGCGGCAGCGAGCGGCTGAGCGCCGAGGACGTCACCTCCCTCGCCCTGGTCTCCGGCTCCGCCTCGCCGGCCCGGATCGAGGCCGGCACGGCCATCGACGCCGGCGGCCTGGTGCCGGACCTGGCACCGACCAACAGCTGGGTCCAGACGGTCAGCGAGGTGGGCCCGATGGAGCTGCTGGAGGTCCAGCTCTGCAACTCCACCGCGCCGTTCATCCTGATCAGCCGGCTGCGCCCGGCGATGGCCGCCTCGTCGGCCCGCCGCAAGTACGTGGTGAACGTCTCCGCGATGGAGGGCGTCTTCAGCCGCGGCTACAAGGGCGCCGGCCACCCGCACACCAACATGGCCAAGGCCGCGCTGAACATGCTGACCCGCACCAGCGCCAAGGAGATGCTGGAGAGCGACGGCATCCTGATGACCGCCGTCGACACCGGCTGGATCACCGACGAGCGTCCGCACCCCGACAAGATGCGGCTCGCCGCCGAGGGCTTCCACGCCCCGCTGGACCTGGTCGACGGCGCCGCGCGGGTCTACGACCCCATCGTCCGCGGCGAGTTGGGCGAGGACCTGTACGGCTGCTTCCTCAAGGACTACGCCCAGTCCACCTGGTGACACCCGCACCGCCCGCCTCGACCGTCCCAGGGAGGGACCGATGACCGTCGCACCGATCCTCGGAGTCGGCGTGATCGTGCCCACCGGGACGGGCGAGGTGCTGCTCGGCCGTCGCATCACGGCGGGCGAGCAGCCCACCTGGGGCCTGCCCGGCGGCAAGGTCGACCAGCCGGGCGAGTCCTTCGAGCAGGCCGCCGCCCGGGAGTTGGCCGAGGAGACCGGCATCGAGCTGCCGGCCGGCGCCATGCGCGTACTGGCGGTGCTGCTGGACCATCAGCTCGGCCGCCCCCGGCTGACGGCCGCCGTGCTGGCGCCGCCGAGCACCGCACCCGCCGAGGTCACCGAACCGCACAGCTGCGCGGGCTGGGAACGCTTCGGGACGGACGCGCTGCCGAGCCCGCTGTTCCACCCGTCGGGGCTGGTGCTCGGCCGCTGGCTCCCCGGCCGGGCCGCCCTGCCGGACGCCACCTACGCCTATCCGGTCGCTCGGGGCTGAGCCCTGAGGACTCCGAGCCCCGAAGACTCCGAGCCCCGAGGACTCCGGACGAACCGTCAGAATCCCTGCCTCCCAGGCCCGTTCCGCCCCGGCGGAGGGGGCCTGAGCTGTATCCGGACGGTAAATTCTCCGCGGGCGGGGTTGCGCAATCGCCCAACTCAGGTAAGCCTTACCTGAAAATCCCCGTCTGTCAGGAGCACCTCAGTGTCTCTCGTCCCCCGCGAATCCGTCGAGACCGCGCGGCCGTACGTCCTCGGCCTCTTCCGGATCGTCGTCGGACTGCTCTTCGTCTGCCACGGCGCCGCCTCGCTGTTCGGCGTCCTCGGCGGGGCCAAGGGCGGCGGCGCCGTGCCCGCGCTGAGCTGGCCCGGCTGGTACGCGGCGGTGATCCAACTGGTCGCCGGCGGACTGGTGCTGCTCGGTCTGGCCACCAGAACGTCCGCCCTG
The sequence above is a segment of the Kitasatospora sp. NBC_00240 genome. Coding sequences within it:
- a CDS encoding SDR family oxidoreductase; translation: MTAVEDIQDTGTTPETVEYGPGIDPERLALCLDVLAELDQLDVDHPDAITVRQAVGGVFRTLKQRRRQEMRARKTANDRAVTAATATGAPGRIDDETAGAFGLTTVTTTEIAGVLERPRSCYTCKQRYVEVDAFYHQLCQSCAKLNHSRRDAHADLTGRRALLTGGRAKIGMYIALRLLRDGAHTTITTRFPNDAIRRFKAMPDSAEWLHRLKIVGIDLRDPAQVMALADEVAADGPLDILINNAAQTVRRPPESYRELVTAESAPLPLGELPQSTTIGRFGSGSVELPALPGQATGGSERLSAEDVTSLALVSGSASPARIEAGTAIDAGGLVPDLAPTNSWVQTVSEVGPMELLEVQLCNSTAPFILISRLRPAMAASSARRKYVVNVSAMEGVFSRGYKGAGHPHTNMAKAALNMLTRTSAKEMLESDGILMTAVDTGWITDERPHPDKMRLAAEGFHAPLDLVDGAARVYDPIVRGELGEDLYGCFLKDYAQSTW
- a CDS encoding DoxX family protein gives rise to the protein MSLVPRESVETARPYVLGLFRIVVGLLFVCHGAASLFGVLGGAKGGGAVPALSWPGWYAAVIQLVAGGLVLLGLATRTSALLCSGSMAYAYFSVHQEHALWPLQNGGEGSVLFCWTFLLIAVVGPGSLALDGVLARRGFRPPARTEQPPAVA
- a CDS encoding ADP-ribosylglycohydrolase family protein, producing MEQLSLRELAVYRARLRGCLLGGAIGDALGHPIEGLSLPGIRARYGEHGVTGPVPDLDGVTGRISDETQLTLFTAEGWLSAYARAMARGLGGAETAMVHDAYQAWQETQTYPEPPPRDGLRHRSGRLREERWLYARRGPGPATAAGLRESHVPVPWIPVDGTPGPVNPDSKGCGAVVRSAPFGFTGSDPKWCFELAARCAQITHGHPTGYYAAGAFAAMISHLVNGGSVEAAVLMSMELLAGYPGHEETTAALRRAVDLARTGPATPSKVESLGAGWIAEEALAVGLYTALAPTEYREDRTPVEIALLTAVNHSGDSDSTGSVCGNLLGAHYGDCLLPAHWLQQIEGRAVIAALADDFAAEVHPGESRPWLYH
- a CDS encoding NUDIX domain-containing protein, which gives rise to MTVAPILGVGVIVPTGTGEVLLGRRITAGEQPTWGLPGGKVDQPGESFEQAAARELAEETGIELPAGAMRVLAVLLDHQLGRPRLTAAVLAPPSTAPAEVTEPHSCAGWERFGTDALPSPLFHPSGLVLGRWLPGRAALPDATYAYPVARG